From Kineosporia succinea, the proteins below share one genomic window:
- the mraY gene encoding phospho-N-acetylmuramoyl-pentapeptide-transferase: protein MRTVLIAAAVSLICALFGTPWFIRFLVKRRYGQFVRDDGPTSHHVKRGTPTMGGAVIIASTLIGYTVAHAVTLDGPTMSGVLVLYLIAGLGLVGFLDDFIKISRQRSLGLTAGGKLAGQSFVSISFAVLTLQFPDSGFRTPGTTAISFIRDTAVDLAFAGPIIGLILYVIWTYIIIAGASNGVNLTDGLDGLATGASVMVFGGYVMIGIWQSNQSCQLASGAGPQCYEVRDPRDLAVVAACVMGACFGFLWWNASPAKIFMGDTGSLALGGGLAGLAVTTRTELLLVPLAGLFIMITLSVIIQVGSFKLTGKRVFRMAPLQHHFELMGWGEVTIVIRFWIIAGLFVALGLGVFYAEWVVGI from the coding sequence GTGAGAACGGTCCTGATCGCCGCGGCCGTGTCGCTGATCTGCGCACTGTTCGGAACCCCGTGGTTCATCCGGTTCCTGGTCAAGCGCCGCTACGGCCAGTTCGTCCGGGACGACGGCCCCACCTCGCACCACGTCAAGCGCGGCACCCCGACCATGGGCGGCGCGGTGATCATCGCGTCCACCCTGATCGGTTACACGGTGGCGCACGCGGTCACGCTCGACGGCCCGACGATGTCCGGCGTCCTGGTGCTCTACCTGATCGCCGGTCTGGGCCTGGTCGGGTTCCTCGACGACTTCATCAAGATCAGCCGCCAGCGCAGTCTGGGCCTGACCGCCGGCGGCAAGCTGGCCGGCCAGTCGTTCGTCTCGATCTCGTTCGCGGTGCTGACCCTGCAGTTCCCGGACAGCGGGTTCCGCACCCCCGGCACCACGGCCATCTCGTTCATCCGCGACACCGCGGTCGACCTGGCCTTCGCCGGGCCGATCATCGGCCTGATCCTTTACGTGATCTGGACGTACATCATCATCGCGGGCGCCAGCAACGGCGTGAACCTCACCGACGGGCTCGACGGCCTGGCCACCGGCGCGAGCGTGATGGTGTTCGGCGGTTACGTGATGATCGGCATCTGGCAGTCCAACCAGTCGTGCCAGCTGGCCTCCGGCGCCGGCCCGCAGTGCTACGAGGTGCGCGACCCGCGTGACCTCGCGGTGGTCGCGGCCTGCGTGATGGGCGCGTGCTTCGGCTTCCTGTGGTGGAACGCCTCGCCCGCCAAGATCTTCATGGGTGACACCGGTTCGCTGGCGCTCGGCGGTGGCCTGGCCGGCCTCGCCGTCACCACCCGCACCGAGCTGCTGCTCGTCCCGCTGGCCGGCCTGTTCATCATGATCACGCTGTCGGTCATCATCCAGGTCGGCTCGTTCAAGCTCACCGGTAAACGGGTGTTCCGGATGGCCCCGTTGCAACATCACTTCGAGCTGATGGGCTGG